Within Triticum dicoccoides isolate Atlit2015 ecotype Zavitan chromosome 1B, WEW_v2.0, whole genome shotgun sequence, the genomic segment GCTCTAAAGGGAGTACTTATTATAAAGGGAGAGTTGACGTACGgatccttgctgcccttccgatgggcGGCGGTGGAGGGAATATCTCGAGCCGCAAGACGCAGTTGTAGCGGTGCAGCGACGACAAGCCTGCCGGAATGCCCGGCGCCCAGTAGAGGAAGTCCGGCAAGCCCCGCGCCGAGTCGTCCAGGCACCGGGCgcactccgccgccgccacgtccctCGGGCATTGGGCCAGCATGTGCACCGTGGCGCCGCCCGCCTGGCAGGTCGCGTCCGCGGTGGCCAGCATCCGCCCGGAGCTGCCGGTCGCGGCGCGGGCCGCCAGGGACCGGGCCAGGCTGACGAGCTCGCCGGCGTCACAGGAGGGGTCGCGGTAGGACGAGGTCGCGGCCACGGCGATGTGGACGAGGTCACGCCCACGGGCCGCGGGGGCGTTGCCGTCGGTGTAGGCCAGGAAGCACCCGTCGGTCCAGACGGCGGCGCTCCGGTTGCCGTCGCAGGCGGCGAGGAGGCTCAAGGCGGAGAGCGACAGGCACACGCGGCAGGACTCCGGCGGCGGGGACTCGCCGAAGCAGAGGCCTCGGGCCCTGACGAGCGCTTCGTCGCTGCCGGACCCGAGGGAGGCGAAGCCCGTCAGCGCGGCGGCGGACGGGAGGGCGGCGAGGAGCGACCTCAGGTTGGACCCGAACGCGGCGCCTTTGATGGTGGATGGCCGTGGGTTCGGGTCGCAGTCGTGATGAGAGTAGCCCCCGGTGATGTCCTTGTAGTAGGTGCCGACCGC encodes:
- the LOC119299299 gene encoding cysteine-rich repeat secretory protein 38-like is translated as MAFRAVGTYYKDITGGYSHHDCDPNPRPSTIKGAAFGSNLRSLLAALPSAAALTGFASLGSGSDEALVRARGLCFGESPPPESCRVCLSLSALSLLAACDGNRSAAVWTDGCFLAYTDGNAPAARGRDLVHIAVAATSSYRDPSCDAGELVSLARSLAARAATGSSGRMLATADATCQAGGATVHMLAQCPRDVAAAECARCLDDSARGLPDFLYWAPGIPAGLSSLHRYNCVLRLEIFPPPPPIGRAARIRKKVKDNIVVVTVGAVVIVAIIGVASFLLVKRKINKAKLLGSSMAR